In Nitrospirota bacterium, a single window of DNA contains:
- a CDS encoding diguanylate cyclase — translation MDLDRINSIMSRDVITLDPAESLKSAVMKMNAGDISCVVVVEENKPVGILTERDIIYLLGVDIDFDAVDLRTVMRSPVISISEDTELPEAANLMVINNLRRLVIVDGQHNVIGIVTQTDIIKNLSIDSFISLKKVEQIMTRNIVSVTEEETLKDAITLMAKNRISCILVIKENKPQGMITERNITKAVAENTTINHVSEIMTTAIPTTNKDMNLYDATRLLDDRRARSLTVVDAQGDVIGVVTKSDIIKNLRADYISILRNMLRQKSQALVESELKYRTLVEQSLEGILIIQDSVIRFVNPTLLRILNYQESEMTGIDVLRFLFPDSRDLLSENIRRVSERMPTDSPLELRMIHKNEEGIFMEILLNHIQYEGSPAILITLRDITERKKAEAELKRLVITDDLTGLYNQRYFYTQLTKEVERAKRHNRTLSLLLIDVDLFKDFNDTYGHWEGDFVLKKIGELLMRNVRDIDMAFRYGGEEFTVILPETNYHDAMFVAERIRKSVSQTLFYPFTLDGHPEIVSKTVSIGITEFHHDDTMKSFLKRADSAMYHAKKSGRNMVFRLQ, via the coding sequence ATGGATCTGGACAGGATCAACTCAATCATGTCGCGCGATGTCATAACCCTCGATCCGGCGGAATCCCTGAAATCCGCGGTAATGAAAATGAATGCGGGCGACATAAGCTGTGTGGTCGTCGTCGAAGAGAATAAACCCGTCGGCATTCTGACTGAGAGAGACATCATTTACCTCCTCGGTGTGGATATCGACTTCGATGCCGTTGATCTCCGGACAGTGATGCGAAGCCCTGTCATCTCGATCTCAGAAGATACGGAACTGCCGGAAGCCGCAAATCTCATGGTAATAAACAACCTCAGGAGGCTGGTGATTGTCGACGGGCAGCACAACGTCATCGGAATCGTGACACAGACTGATATTATCAAAAACCTGAGTATCGATTCTTTTATCAGCCTCAAGAAGGTAGAACAGATCATGACCCGGAACATCGTATCCGTAACCGAAGAGGAGACACTCAAAGACGCCATCACACTCATGGCAAAAAACCGCATAAGCTGCATTCTTGTCATTAAGGAGAACAAGCCCCAGGGAATGATCACAGAGCGGAACATCACGAAGGCGGTAGCCGAAAACACCACGATCAATCACGTCAGCGAGATTATGACTACCGCTATACCCACAACAAACAAGGACATGAATCTGTATGATGCCACAAGGCTCTTGGATGACAGAAGGGCGAGAAGCCTTACGGTTGTTGACGCACAAGGCGATGTGATAGGCGTAGTCACGAAGAGCGACATCATCAAGAACCTGAGGGCTGATTACATCTCGATACTGAGGAATATGCTCAGGCAGAAATCACAGGCACTCGTGGAGTCGGAGTTGAAATACAGAACGCTCGTGGAGCAGTCGCTTGAAGGCATCCTGATAATACAGGACAGCGTGATCAGGTTTGTCAATCCCACCCTTCTCAGGATATTGAACTATCAGGAATCAGAAATGACGGGCATTGATGTGCTGAGGTTCCTGTTCCCCGACAGCAGGGACTTGCTGTCGGAAAACATCAGAAGAGTAAGCGAGCGGATGCCTACCGACTCTCCCCTTGAACTGAGGATGATCCACAAGAATGAAGAGGGGATTTTCATGGAGATCCTCCTGAATCATATACAGTATGAGGGAAGCCCGGCGATTCTCATTACGCTCAGAGACATCACCGAGAGAAAGAAGGCCGAGGCAGAACTGAAGAGACTTGTCATCACTGACGACCTCACAGGCCTCTATAACCAGAGGTATTTCTACACGCAGCTCACCAAAGAGGTCGAAAGGGCAAAAAGGCATAACAGAACCCTTTCCCTTCTCCTTATCGATGTAGACCTTTTCAAGGATTTCAACGATACCTACGGACACTGGGAAGGAGATTTCGTCCTGAAGAAAATCGGTGAACTGCTCATGAGGAATGTAAGGGACATCGACATGGCCTTCAGGTACGGAGGGGAGGAATTTACGGTAATCCTCCCTGAAACAAACTATCACGATGCGATGTTTGTGGCAGAGAGGATCAGGAAGTCCGTCTCCCAGACGCTGTTTTATCCTTTCACTCTCGACGGCCATCCGGAAATCGTGAGCAAGACAGTCAGCATCGGCATTACTGAATTCCATCATGACGATACGATGAAAAGCTTTCTGAAACGCGCGGACAGCGCAATGTATCATGCAAAAAAATCCGGAAGGAACATGGTCTTCCGGCTGCAATAA
- the lpdA gene encoding dihydrolipoyl dehydrogenase, whose translation MRISVLGSGPGGYVAAIKAAQLGAQVTVIEKTEVGGTCLNWGCIPTKALVASAEMAGKASKFESYGIELRGEAVPDFSRIISRKNRIVNTQIKGIKSLFSSRGIVLKEGHGMLTSPREISVTLRDGQRERIDADSVIIATGSKPLQIPYLPFDGQRILSSDHALMLTEIPKSLIVVGAGVIGCEFACIFSALGADVTIVEMLPRALSTEDTEISKILEREFRKKKITLLTNIKAEKVDVKEDGIHISFADGRKISAEKVLVSAGRLFNSEDIGLEEAGVSKGPCGEIAVNERMETNVPSVYAVGDVVGGLLLAHVASAEGITAVKNIMGGNERIDYASVPNAIFTSPEVASVGLREYQAEEKGIKVRTGHMEFRALAKSHTTGEIEGLVKVVADAQSDRILGVHIIGPHASDLIHEAALAVRMGLRTRDIADTIHAHPTLSEVLMEAAADVHKEAIHVIRK comes from the coding sequence ATGAGGATCTCGGTCCTCGGTTCAGGACCCGGTGGATATGTTGCAGCGATTAAGGCCGCCCAGCTTGGCGCTCAGGTAACTGTAATCGAGAAGACCGAAGTTGGCGGCACCTGCCTTAACTGGGGGTGTATCCCGACAAAAGCCCTTGTTGCCTCTGCCGAAATGGCAGGCAAGGCCAGCAAATTCGAGAGTTACGGCATCGAACTGCGGGGAGAAGCCGTTCCCGACTTTTCCAGGATTATCTCCAGAAAGAACAGAATCGTCAATACCCAGATCAAGGGAATAAAAAGCCTTTTCAGCAGCCGGGGCATTGTCCTCAAAGAGGGACATGGTATGCTGACCTCTCCCCGCGAGATCTCGGTGACCCTCAGGGACGGGCAGCGAGAAAGAATCGATGCTGACAGCGTAATCATTGCAACTGGTTCGAAGCCTCTGCAGATACCCTACCTTCCGTTTGACGGACAGAGAATACTTTCGAGCGATCATGCCCTGATGCTCACAGAAATACCGAAAAGCCTTATTGTCGTGGGAGCGGGAGTAATCGGCTGCGAGTTCGCATGCATTTTCAGCGCGCTTGGGGCTGATGTGACGATTGTCGAGATGCTCCCGAGAGCATTGTCAACAGAGGATACCGAGATCTCCAAAATACTCGAGCGGGAATTCAGAAAGAAAAAGATTACCCTGCTGACAAATATCAAGGCGGAAAAGGTTGATGTGAAAGAGGACGGAATTCATATTTCTTTTGCCGACGGCAGGAAGATATCAGCCGAAAAAGTGCTGGTGTCCGCAGGCAGGTTGTTCAACAGCGAAGACATCGGTCTCGAAGAAGCCGGGGTCTCAAAGGGTCCTTGCGGAGAGATTGCGGTAAACGAGAGAATGGAAACAAATGTTCCGTCTGTATATGCAGTGGGTGACGTGGTCGGCGGGCTTCTGCTTGCCCATGTAGCCTCAGCAGAAGGCATCACTGCGGTGAAGAACATCATGGGCGGGAACGAAAGAATCGACTATGCCAGCGTTCCGAACGCTATATTTACCTCACCGGAGGTCGCTTCCGTCGGTCTCAGGGAATATCAGGCCGAGGAAAAAGGAATAAAAGTCAGAACAGGGCATATGGAATTCAGAGCTTTGGCCAAATCACATACCACAGGCGAGATCGAAGGTCTGGTCAAGGTAGTGGCCGATGCACAGTCGGACAGGATACTCGGTGTCCACATCATTGGCCCTCATGCCTCGGATCTCATTCATGAAGCTGCACTCGCTGTCAGGATGGGGCTCAGGACAAGAGATATTGCTGACACGATACACGCTCATCCCACACTTTCAGAAGTGCTTATGGAGGCTGCTGCAGATGTCCATAAGGAAGCGATACACGTCATTCGGAAATGA
- the eno gene encoding phosphopyruvate hydratase, giving the protein MGEIIDIAAREIIDSRGNPTIEVDVLLETGALGHAAVPSGASTGQREALELRDGGSRFHGKGVRNAVRNIHEEIMPKLLGLESEDQVYLDNLLIRLDGTENKSRLGANAILGVSLAICKATSLEAGMPLYRYIGGCNAKELPVPMMNILNGGAHADNNLDIQEFMIVPAGLGNFAEALRAGSEIFHSLKGILKKKGLNTAIGDEGGFAPDLSTHEEAISLILEAIEKSGYSSGKDVFLALDVAASEFFENNTYRFEGIHKSSDEMIAYYEDITAKYPVLSIEDGLAENDWEGWKTLTQKLGRGIQLVGDDIFVTNTQILRKGISGGIANSILIKLNQIGTLTETLDAIEMAKKANYTAVISHRSGETEDTTIADLAVACNTGFIKTGSLARSERIAKYNRLLRIEEELAHSAVYKGRDSFYNVT; this is encoded by the coding sequence ATGGGAGAGATAATCGACATCGCTGCAAGAGAGATCATTGATTCAAGGGGGAATCCGACAATCGAGGTTGATGTGCTCCTTGAGACCGGCGCGCTTGGCCACGCTGCTGTCCCGTCGGGAGCGTCAACAGGCCAGAGGGAAGCCCTCGAACTCAGGGATGGCGGAAGCCGTTTTCATGGCAAGGGTGTCCGGAACGCGGTCAGAAATATCCATGAAGAGATCATGCCGAAACTACTGGGACTTGAATCAGAAGATCAGGTGTATCTGGACAATCTTCTCATACGCCTTGATGGCACAGAGAACAAAAGCAGACTGGGAGCAAACGCGATACTCGGCGTTTCACTTGCCATTTGCAAAGCAACATCGCTTGAGGCAGGAATGCCTCTCTACAGATATATCGGCGGGTGCAATGCCAAGGAACTCCCCGTACCCATGATGAACATTCTTAACGGAGGAGCCCATGCTGACAACAATCTTGATATCCAGGAGTTCATGATCGTTCCCGCCGGCCTCGGGAATTTCGCCGAGGCACTCAGGGCTGGATCAGAGATTTTTCATTCCCTTAAGGGCATTCTCAAGAAAAAGGGGCTGAACACCGCTATCGGAGATGAAGGAGGTTTTGCCCCTGATCTTTCAACCCACGAAGAGGCAATATCCCTTATTCTGGAGGCAATTGAAAAATCAGGATACTCTTCCGGCAAGGACGTCTTCCTTGCGCTCGATGTCGCTGCATCCGAGTTTTTCGAAAACAATACGTACAGGTTTGAAGGCATTCACAAGTCGTCAGATGAGATGATCGCTTACTATGAGGATATCACGGCAAAATACCCTGTCCTTTCCATTGAAGACGGTCTTGCGGAAAACGACTGGGAGGGATGGAAAACGCTCACGCAGAAGCTGGGCAGAGGAATACAGCTTGTGGGAGATGACATTTTCGTAACCAATACACAGATATTGCGGAAAGGGATATCCGGAGGAATTGCAAATTCAATCCTTATCAAACTGAACCAGATCGGCACCCTTACCGAAACCCTGGATGCTATCGAAATGGCAAAAAAGGCAAATTATACGGCAGTGATTTCACACCGGTCGGGGGAAACCGAAGACACTACCATTGCTGACCTTGCTGTCGCATGCAATACAGGGTTCATCAAAACGGGGTCTCTGGCAAGAAGCGAACGCATCGCAAAATACAACAGGCTGCTGAGAATCGAAGAAGAGCTTGCGCATTCTGCGGTATACAAAGGAAGAGATTCTTTTTATAATGTAACATAA
- the nifU gene encoding Fe-S cluster assembly protein NifU, whose protein sequence is MWEYTDKVRELFLTPKNIGEIENPDATGDVGSIVCGDALKLTLKINKETNRITDAKFQTFGCASAIASSSALTELIKGKTLDEAMQISNQDIADFLGGLPQEKMHCSVMGREALEAAVADYRGLPKPVEEEGKVVCKCFNITEEKIRKVAVENHLTTVDEITDYTKAGGGCGECREDIEAILRDIWSLKVPEKAAQPKKLTNLQKIALIQEIIEREIRPGLQADGGDIELIDIDGHRVIIALRGMCTGCAMAGVTISGVQDKLRELVSEDIVVESQ, encoded by the coding sequence ATGTGGGAATATACCGATAAGGTGAGAGAACTCTTCCTCACCCCAAAAAATATTGGCGAAATCGAAAATCCGGATGCGACCGGTGATGTGGGCAGCATCGTATGCGGAGACGCGTTAAAACTGACCCTGAAGATCAACAAGGAGACAAACCGGATTACCGATGCAAAATTCCAGACCTTCGGATGTGCTAGCGCGATAGCGAGCTCCTCTGCGCTTACCGAACTGATTAAGGGGAAAACACTCGATGAAGCCATGCAGATATCCAACCAGGATATCGCGGACTTCCTCGGGGGCCTGCCCCAGGAAAAAATGCACTGTTCTGTCATGGGAAGAGAAGCCCTCGAAGCTGCAGTTGCGGACTATAGGGGTCTTCCGAAGCCGGTTGAGGAAGAGGGGAAAGTCGTCTGCAAGTGCTTCAATATCACTGAGGAGAAGATCAGGAAGGTTGCGGTCGAAAACCACCTCACCACCGTGGACGAGATCACTGACTATACAAAGGCGGGCGGCGGGTGCGGAGAATGCAGGGAGGATATTGAAGCCATACTGCGCGATATATGGTCACTGAAGGTCCCGGAAAAGGCTGCACAACCCAAAAAACTGACAAACCTCCAGAAGATCGCGCTTATACAGGAAATTATCGAACGGGAGATACGCCCCGGATTGCAGGCTGACGGGGGTGACATCGAGCTTATCGACATCGACGGGCACAGGGTTATCATCGCGCTTCGCGGCATGTGTACCGGCTGTGCAATGGCGGGTGTAACCATCAGCGGTGTACAGGACAAGCTCAGGGAACTGGTCAGCGAGGACATTGTCGTGGAGTCGCAATGA
- the gcvH gene encoding glycine cleavage system protein GcvH — MNPDDLKYHKEHTWLKVTGKKATMGITDYAQDSLGDIVYIDLPEVDSDVEANSEIGEIESTKATSSLIAPVTGRIVEVNEDLSESPEIINEDPYGKGWIAIIELDDTSELEDLMDSSEYLKYVEEEAK; from the coding sequence ATGAACCCAGATGATCTCAAATATCATAAAGAACACACATGGCTTAAAGTGACTGGCAAGAAAGCGACTATGGGAATTACCGACTATGCACAGGACTCCCTCGGTGACATCGTATACATTGATCTTCCTGAAGTCGATTCTGACGTTGAGGCCAACAGCGAGATAGGCGAGATAGAGTCAACAAAAGCGACTTCATCGCTCATCGCTCCGGTAACCGGAAGGATTGTCGAAGTGAATGAGGATCTCTCCGAATCCCCGGAGATCATCAATGAAGACCCTTACGGCAAAGGCTGGATAGCCATAATTGAGCTCGATGACACCTCTGAACTTGAAGATCTGATGGATTCATCGGAATACCTCAAATATGTCGAAGAAGAAGCAAAATGA
- the nifS gene encoding cysteine desulfurase NifS, with protein sequence MNPLYFDNNATTPVAPEVREAMLPYLGELYGNPSSMHTFGGQLHRKIEEARAKVAQLIGADPEEIIFASCGTESDNTAIMSAVESFPQKRHIVTTRVEHPAVLNFCKHLARKGYRVSFLPVNSKGQLNTDELLRILDDDTAVVSVMYANNEVGNIFPVREIGEILREKRILFHTDAVQAVGKVPINIKELPVDMLSLSGHKLHAPKGIGALYVRKGTRFSPYIIGGHQEKGRRGGTENVASIVALGMACELAARNLTEEVAYLRRLRDRLEEMLVQSCPDARVNGDVSSRLPNTTNISFEYVEGEAILLRLNEYGVCASSGSACTSGSLEPSHVLRAMGVPFTAIHGSVRFSLSRYNTEEEVDRVIGVMPDIIKSLRQLSPFGRDKAGQTISCS encoded by the coding sequence ATGAACCCTTTGTATTTTGACAATAATGCCACTACTCCTGTTGCACCGGAAGTGCGCGAGGCAATGCTTCCGTATCTCGGTGAACTTTACGGCAATCCTTCAAGCATGCATACCTTCGGGGGCCAGCTTCACAGGAAGATAGAAGAGGCAAGGGCAAAGGTCGCACAGCTTATCGGCGCGGATCCCGAAGAGATTATTTTTGCAAGCTGCGGGACGGAAAGCGACAATACTGCCATCATGAGCGCTGTCGAGTCTTTTCCGCAGAAGAGGCATATTGTCACCACCCGCGTTGAACACCCAGCGGTACTGAATTTCTGCAAACATCTTGCAAGAAAGGGGTACAGGGTATCATTCCTGCCGGTAAACAGCAAGGGGCAGCTGAATACCGACGAACTGCTGCGAATTCTCGATGATGATACTGCCGTGGTGTCTGTCATGTACGCGAACAATGAGGTGGGGAATATCTTTCCCGTCAGGGAAATAGGTGAAATATTGAGGGAAAAACGGATACTGTTCCATACGGATGCGGTCCAGGCTGTGGGCAAGGTGCCGATAAATATTAAAGAACTCCCTGTCGACATGCTGTCGCTCTCCGGCCACAAGCTGCACGCACCGAAGGGGATTGGCGCACTCTATGTCAGAAAGGGAACGCGATTTTCTCCGTACATCATCGGAGGCCATCAGGAGAAAGGAAGAAGGGGAGGGACAGAAAACGTTGCGTCTATTGTCGCACTGGGAATGGCATGTGAACTTGCCGCCCGGAACCTGACGGAGGAAGTTGCATATCTCCGGCGACTGAGGGACAGGCTTGAGGAGATGCTGGTGCAGTCGTGTCCGGATGCGCGCGTCAACGGCGATGTCTCCAGCAGGCTGCCGAACACCACGAATATCAGCTTCGAATACGTTGAGGGAGAAGCGATACTCCTGAGACTGAATGAATACGGCGTATGTGCCTCATCAGGGTCTGCATGCACTTCAGGTTCGCTCGAGCCCTCACATGTGCTGAGGGCAATGGGCGTGCCCTTTACGGCTATTCACGGATCTGTTCGGTTTTCCCTGAGCAGGTATAACACTGAGGAGGAGGTCGACAGGGTGATCGGGGTCATGCCCGACATCATAAAGAGCCTCAGGCAGCTTTCTCCTTTCGGCAGGGATAAAGCCGGCCAGACTATCAGCTGTTCGTGA
- a CDS encoding septum formation initiator family protein: protein MAAPVNLLRKQVASERKKRKLIFFTIFLLSFLYILSSLIFGDMGLLRYREIHKKKVLLEAQIQEIESENAQIKSHIKLLKEDPFYKEKHAREDFGLAKPDEYIFQYER from the coding sequence ATGGCTGCACCGGTCAATCTTTTAAGAAAACAGGTAGCTTCCGAGAGGAAAAAAAGGAAACTGATATTCTTCACGATCTTCCTTCTCAGTTTTCTCTATATCCTCAGCAGTCTTATCTTCGGCGATATGGGACTTCTCCGCTACCGTGAAATCCACAAGAAAAAAGTCCTTCTCGAAGCGCAGATCCAGGAGATAGAAAGTGAGAATGCACAGATCAAATCACATATAAAACTGCTGAAAGAAGACCCCTTTTACAAAGAAAAACACGCGCGTGAGGATTTCGGTCTCGCAAAACCGGACGAATACATCTTCCAGTATGAAAGATAG
- a CDS encoding GYD domain-containing protein, with amino-acid sequence MAHYVILSTLTDEGRKTIKENPKRILEVNKELEKMGIKVKEQFAVLGPYDFVNIVEAADNNAIMKMSVELGARGSVQLLTLAAIPIEDFIKKIK; translated from the coding sequence ATGGCTCACTATGTGATCCTGAGCACGCTCACAGATGAAGGAAGAAAAACGATCAAGGAGAATCCGAAAAGAATCCTCGAAGTAAACAAGGAACTCGAAAAGATGGGCATTAAGGTGAAAGAACAGTTTGCAGTACTCGGGCCATATGATTTCGTGAACATAGTCGAGGCCGCCGACAACAATGCGATCATGAAGATGTCGGTTGAACTTGGGGCAAGAGGGTCTGTGCAGCTTCTTACCCTGGCAGCCATCCCTATTGAGGATTTCATCAAGAAGATCAAGTAA
- a CDS encoding zinc dependent phospholipase C family protein, whose translation MILFTLLIIISIIFLPSFAFAWGPLTHIYLGNELYSLAALLPAGIMEVIRRYRKDFIYGNLMADIIVGKKYLPSDRNSHNWDFAFDLLGATETKQQRAFVYGYMSHLAADTVAHNIYTADRKNIGHTLFELKADSIIDKKYWMLARGIDRKIQIRNDLFLANFLESFIFSFKTNKRILKGMVFLSVLNRERIGDFIDRNLITSLPVRETIERFHQDSLDQIIDLFLNWENSEVVKADPIGSVRRTRYLGSDFKALLLRPLKIANREFPYRSRRFR comes from the coding sequence ATGATATTATTTACGTTATTGATAATCATATCAATTATATTTCTTCCTTCCTTTGCGTTCGCGTGGGGTCCGCTGACGCATATCTATCTCGGAAATGAGCTGTATTCTCTGGCCGCGCTGCTTCCCGCGGGCATCATGGAAGTTATCAGACGTTACAGGAAAGATTTCATTTACGGCAATCTCATGGCAGACATCATTGTCGGAAAGAAATACCTGCCCAGCGACAGGAACTCTCACAACTGGGACTTTGCGTTCGACCTGCTGGGAGCAACCGAAACGAAGCAGCAGAGGGCTTTTGTCTACGGGTACATGAGCCATCTCGCCGCGGATACCGTTGCGCATAATATCTATACCGCGGACAGGAAGAATATTGGCCATACGCTGTTTGAACTCAAAGCCGACAGTATTATCGACAAAAAATACTGGATGCTGGCAAGAGGGATTGACAGAAAAATCCAGATCAGAAATGACCTCTTCCTCGCGAACTTCCTCGAAAGCTTTATCTTCTCCTTCAAGACAAACAAGAGAATACTGAAGGGCATGGTGTTCCTGTCAGTCCTGAACAGGGAAAGGATTGGAGATTTCATTGACAGGAACCTCATCACTTCCCTTCCTGTGAGGGAGACGATAGAGCGGTTCCATCAGGATTCTCTGGACCAGATTATCGATTTGTTTCTCAACTGGGAGAACTCAGAAGTGGTGAAAGCCGATCCGATAGGGAGTGTACGCAGGACAAGGTATCTCGGGAGTGATTTCAAGGCGCTCCTTCTGCGGCCCCTGAAGATTGCCAACAGAGAGTTCCCGTATCGCAGCAGGAGATTCAGATAG
- a CDS encoding toxin-antitoxin system HicB family antitoxin: MILKNDHYTYRVTWSGEDKEYVGLCAEFPSLSWLAKTHEAALKGIRSLVGKVIEDLRKNKEEIPEPLATRHYSGKFVVRVTPETHRELAIRSAEDGVSLNRLVADKLSR; this comes from the coding sequence ATGATACTGAAAAATGACCATTATACCTATCGCGTTACGTGGTCTGGGGAAGATAAAGAGTATGTCGGACTCTGCGCGGAATTCCCCAGTCTAAGCTGGTTAGCGAAAACACACGAGGCAGCGCTCAAGGGGATTCGGTCGCTGGTTGGGAAGGTTATAGAAGACCTCCGAAAAAATAAGGAGGAGATTCCAGAGCCGCTTGCAACCAGACACTACAGTGGAAAATTCGTTGTTCGCGTCACTCCTGAGACTCATAGAGAACTGGCAATTCGCTCGGCAGAAGACGGTGTGAGCCTGAACCGCCTAGTAGCTGATAAGCTGAGCAGGTGA
- a CDS encoding leucyl aminopeptidase, whose amino-acid sequence MNIHTKNLNEGEAACDALVLPLPEGKAGYDESFPPSLKRLLKRVISRDFRGKLNEVMLVPAPDDIAPERILLAGLGKKNEITPERVRQAGGKSAAALKNAGMKRICVSSRVLSASGISPTVFIEGSLLGIYTFRKYLHEKDNREIDSITLLSAPSEELQKSLRWTKAVVSSVSFARDLINTPSNDMTPSHLARAAISLKSSTLVVKVLEKKDIMKLGMGSYLSVARGSHEPPKFIILEYKGAKASPLVLIGKSVTFDSGGISLKPSEGMEKMKYDMAGGAAVLGIVKAVSELKMPVHLIAILPATENLPGGAAAKPGDIVRAMNGKTIEIISTDAEGRMTLADAIAFAGRYKPKAIIDIATLTGACSIAFGNGAIAMMGNNRELIDALKKAGEETHERVWEMPLFDEYKEFVKGDVADLKNTGGKNGSLISSAYFLYEFAENTPWVHLDIAGTAWVDKEKPYTPKGASGVGVRLILNFIKELK is encoded by the coding sequence ATGAATATTCATACAAAGAATCTTAACGAAGGAGAAGCTGCCTGCGATGCCCTGGTGCTGCCGCTGCCTGAAGGCAAAGCGGGATACGATGAATCTTTTCCTCCCTCACTGAAAAGGCTTCTGAAACGCGTGATATCGCGGGATTTCCGGGGGAAACTGAATGAAGTTATGCTGGTTCCTGCGCCCGATGACATTGCGCCCGAAAGAATCCTCCTTGCGGGACTCGGCAAAAAAAATGAGATTACCCCTGAAAGGGTAAGGCAGGCAGGAGGAAAATCGGCAGCAGCACTGAAGAACGCGGGAATGAAAAGGATCTGTGTCTCTTCCCGTGTGCTTTCCGCCTCCGGGATATCTCCGACTGTGTTCATTGAAGGCTCCCTGCTCGGCATCTATACATTCAGGAAGTATCTCCATGAAAAAGACAACCGGGAAATCGACAGCATCACCCTGCTGTCTGCGCCTTCAGAAGAGCTGCAGAAAAGCCTGCGATGGACAAAAGCAGTGGTTTCCTCTGTGAGCTTCGCACGAGACCTCATCAATACCCCCTCAAACGATATGACTCCTTCTCATCTTGCCCGTGCAGCAATATCCCTGAAGAGCAGCACGCTTGTCGTAAAGGTTCTTGAAAAAAAGGATATCATGAAACTTGGAATGGGATCCTATCTGTCAGTTGCACGCGGCTCGCATGAACCTCCGAAATTTATCATACTTGAATATAAAGGCGCAAAAGCATCTCCGCTGGTGCTTATTGGCAAATCAGTCACCTTTGACAGCGGCGGAATATCGCTGAAACCGTCCGAGGGGATGGAGAAAATGAAATACGATATGGCAGGAGGAGCAGCGGTTCTCGGTATCGTAAAAGCTGTCTCGGAACTGAAAATGCCGGTGCATCTCATCGCGATACTTCCGGCTACAGAAAACCTTCCCGGCGGCGCTGCAGCAAAACCCGGGGATATTGTCAGGGCAATGAACGGAAAAACCATCGAGATCATCAGCACCGACGCAGAGGGCAGGATGACTCTCGCAGATGCCATTGCCTTTGCCGGCCGGTATAAACCAAAGGCTATAATTGATATTGCCACGCTTACCGGCGCATGTTCGATAGCCTTCGGAAACGGCGCAATCGCCATGATGGGGAATAACAGGGAATTGATCGATGCCCTGAAGAAAGCCGGCGAAGAGACACATGAGAGAGTCTGGGAAATGCCGCTCTTCGATGAATATAAAGAGTTCGTAAAAGGTGACGTTGCCGACCTGAAAAATACGGGAGGGAAAAACGGCTCCCTCATATCTTCGGCATACTTTTTGTATGAATTCGCGGAGAATACGCCATGGGTCCATTTGGATATCGCGGGAACCGCATGGGTCGACAAGGAAAAACCCTATACGCCGAAAGGCGCTTCCGGCGTCGGGGTAAGACTGATTCTGAACTTCATAAAGGAGTTAAAATGA